The proteins below are encoded in one region of Phycisphaerae bacterium:
- a CDS encoding UDP-glucose 4-epimerase GalE has translation RGHSVREIIDAARRVTGQAIPVSEAPRRPGDPPSLVADATQIRTRLGWQPRWRDIEKVVASAWKWHRLHPRGFGDR, from the coding sequence CGGGGACACAGCGTCCGAGAGATCATCGACGCCGCCCGCCGCGTGACGGGGCAAGCCATCCCCGTGAGCGAGGCTCCTCGACGTCCAGGTGATCCGCCGAGCCTCGTTGCCGACGCGACGCAGATTCGAACACGACTGGGCTGGCAGCCCCGCTGGAGGGACATCGAGAAAGTTGTCGCCTCGGCATGGAAATGGCATCGGTTGCATCCGAGAGGTTTCGGCGACCGATGA